Part of the Benincasa hispida cultivar B227 chromosome 11, ASM972705v1, whole genome shotgun sequence genome, CCTACTTAAGTGGAGAAGCTAACATTAAGCGTcgtaaattattaattaagattTTCACCCTAACTAAACTATATGTCAATTAACtaataatgaaaaaatttgttaattaaCTTAAGCACATGCATTAAGATCTAGGGCTAAGCCATGATGCGATTAGCTAATGGAAAAGCTAATTAACAACTCGATTATTATTTATCTCTAAATTACTCAAGACAACCATATGTTGTTAGCAGAAACACCGCGAAACCAAACATACACCCATGAGATAACCAATGCTATTTTGGCAACCCACACCTAACAATTATAGATTAGATCTAAAATTTCTAGCAATCAATCAGtgtgaacaattggtttgtcaGTCCTAATCATTCAAACATGCTAAATATTAATTCAAGAGATAAAGATGCAAGAGAGATAGAAATACAAGCATTCAAGAATAAATCCTCTCATAAATGTTCAAATGGTTTATCCAAATCCATAAGCTAAATGATATAAGCAAAAACTACATACCTTCAGAAACATAATTGAGGTTCATAAACATCAAGCCATTTACAATCCAAAAAAAGCAACACAAACTAAGAAAATAGgtaagaataagatgaaaaagtCAGAAAAAGGCCCATAGCTCAGAATGGGTGCCTCCTTCTCAAACTCTTCATTTAAACCCTAATAAAAAGAAATGgatttataataattaacaGAGCGCCACGACGCTGAAGGCCTTCAAGCATAATGTCGTGTCGTGGTGCCTTGGAATGTTGCGACACTGTGCATCACAATGCACGCACATGGGTGGGTAGTGCTACAATGCCACAGGGCAGTGTCGCAGCGCTGCTACTTTTGCCCTGCTACTGTTCTAGGTGTCGTGCATGAGCATCATGGCGCTGCACGATACCATGGCCGACAAtgcccaaatccttcatttttcTCGCTAATTGCTCCATTTAAGGCTAGTTTGCATCTGAACCATCTCAATGACTTCTTATGCTCGATAACTTGTCTAAGAACTGAAATAAACATTAAATCCATGGGATCTAGCATGATTTAGGCTGAGAAAGATAGCTCATTTGGAGAGCTACTAGACGACCACCTTTGGTGACTGAACTCTAAGCATCAACTTCATCGGTTATTTTCGATGACTAACTCTAACGACCAACTCAGCTGATCATTTACTAGTAAAAAAAACTTGActaatgaaaatatttataaatacaaaattgaaattgttaGTACATAGTGTTTAATAGTCATTTTATAtagtaatttaacattaataaaaaacaCTTTGAGCATATAGTTAAACCAAACAAACTTATGtataaaaaacacttttgagaaAATGTAATCAAACacatttgtatttttattttaaccaatgtttataaaaagagtttagaagcaaataatttctttaaaaacatTTCATTGCTTGTCCAAAAGCTCAACAACGGATGGATACCCCCCAAGACGACATCTTCTAAGACTTTCCACTGCTTTGTTTAGCACCCAAGGATTTTATCAACATGGCAAAGTCATGACATAAAACttcatgattttattttttgtttcacccaaaaggcctcatataattaattgttGATAGTTCTTCTCTCTTATATATCCAAAATCATCCTTTTATCTAGCCAATAATCGCATTCCGAATACCAACATACATGCATAATAAACTATAACTTGCATTTTGATATAATATGCCATAAAAACCTTTAACCTCTTGATAGCCTACATTCCACTAATGTggaaatatattataattttttgttgTTTGTAAACTAGAGTCTTTTATCTATCTCAAGTACAAtggttacattttttttttaatacaatggttacattaaaaaaaatgtaaaatatatatgaaactTTTAAGTCGACATCtcaattttgagaaaatatgtGTGTAATTCAAGAGTTAAACACAAagttaaacaaacaaaaataactactagaaaatcatattttttttaacttacaAAAGATCAAACCATATACTGCTAATCTAAATAGGTAACTCTACACTCAAAATATAGATTTTCTAACTCCAGAGACATATTAACTTTAAGCTCTAGAACTGAAATAGTCCCTCGAAGGTTAGATGGCCTCACCAAAAGTCCATCTGAAATGAGATTCAACACCATGTGAGGCTTCCAGTTACCTCTCTTTTCATTCTTAATCCGACCCTTCGTTTATTACTTCTGGGTTTCATGTTTGGGCTTTCCAATGGACCTTGTTTTATTGCTTTTCATGGCCCTTTTGTGCCTTATTATTGTATTAGTTCTGAGTAGGGTTGATTCATGCGAAACCCCTCCCACCGTACTGTCCTAACGAGAATTCATCTCTTCCAGCCTTGGATTGTAATTCGTAACTGGAATTTGATCTATTGTTTTCTCTCTGACGTGCTCGGTTTTATGAGAGGTTTGTCTTTAACTTGATGATTTCTTGGTATTTTCTTCCGTTGCAGTTGGGTCAGAGCTTAAGGTGTCACAGTGTCTAAAAAAATGGAGACTGATGAGGATGCTGTGAAAAAAACCCAGCTGGTGGAAGCCCGAGCAAGAAATATTAGTCACAATGTTAGGTGTATTGAGTGCGGTAGTCAATCCATTGAAGATTCACAAGCAGATATTGCCATTCTCCTCAGAAAGGTATCACTTTTTAGATGAACTCCAACCTAAACAATTTAACTTAGATTCCCTTCTCTCTTGTGCAAAATTGCCTCTGTTTCCTCTTTTTAATCATGAAAAACAGAAAAATGGTTACCAGTTTTCTGATTAAAAGGTCTTGAAGAAGTGTAGTTATAAAAGAGATTATAATGATTATTCACTCCAACAAGTAAAAGAAGAGACGAGGCTGTCACTGAAGTTCTAATGATTCTTCTCGAACCAAATAATCCAAATAACTAGCAAAACTAtctcaataaaagaaaattctaacTTTTCAATGGGGGCATTTGCCAATTATACTTTGAGCCAGAAATCCTCCACTCTCTGTGGCAAGTACCAATGGATGTTGAAAGTTTCGCAAAAGATAGTTCATGTAAAGGGACAATGTAATATTAGCTGATTCtctatttcataattttattctCGTAAACTCTCTTAGTGTTGGTGTTTTGATGCAAGAATTCTTCCTTTGGATTAGTGGATTACCTTCAAAATAACCATCTATGTTGCCAGCCCCTCGGAAATTCTTAAATGATGCATATTTTTTGATAACTCCATTTGATCACAATGCATCTTATGTCATaatgatgaattaaaaaaactGATTGACCAGATCTTGAATCTTTGCCACATAACGATTTCTCACAGATTTGTTGAGTTTCCTGCCAATAATTCTTGGATCAATCTTGTTTTGCAATAAATTTGCTTCATGTTGGGTTGTATTTGTTATATAACTATAGCTGATCCGTGATGAGATTCGGTCTGGGAAAACGGACAAGGAGATCTATAAAAAGCTTGAGAATGATTATGGGGAGACGGTTCTTTATACCCCAAAGTTTGACCTTCAAACTGCAGCATTATGGCTATCACCGGTCAGTTAATATGTGTAAGAATTTCATGATTAAGTAAATAGTTCTGCCTGtttcttctaattttaattctaaaatatgtTACACTTTGGAATAGGTGTTAGTGGCTGGTGCTGCTGCAGGAGTATGGGCTTATAGCAAGCACAAGCAAAGGTCTAATGTTCACATCATGGCTTTAAATCTAGTTAGGGGTGTTCCATTGACCCCTAAAGAGAAGCAAACCATGTTAGATCTCCTCTCACCTCCGCCTTCTCAGAGAACCTCTTCTTCATGGTGGAGGAGGAATTAGCGTAGGCAATGAGGCAACTACTCGTTATTCCTAGCTCGAACAATAGTTCAAAGAGTTTCAGAGTATGTTGAAGAtctataaattaaattacaaatatgaaaGCATTGCAATTTTGTGTACTGTATACTCAACGATGGATTTAtgattacttttgctaaaaaaaatgttactaaTATTGTGCTCTGTATTGTGATCTTTGAAGGGAGAGGAAAAACAGAGTGTTTAGAGGTGTAGATAGGGACCCTAATGACATCTTGTTCTTGGTGAGGTTCTATGTTTCGCTTTGGACTTTGGTTTCGAgaacttttttgtaattattcccTAGGTAATATCTTACTTAGTTGGAAACCCTTCTCTAGGGGTTTTTTTTGTATGTTCTTgtattctttccttttttttcaatgattgtacttgtttattaaaaaaaacattgtgAATATGAACTTGCACCCTacaattttgtttatattgATATCTTTTGGCTAGTTTTAGATGTCACCTACTTGTATTTGGATTATTTGATTGCCATGAAGATAAGAAAATGGTTATCTTTTGCAGACAATACAGTTAATGGGTGTATTAATGGTTATATATATTCCCAAGGTTACAtgtgttgaaaaactattttaagcAGAAATATTAGTATTTAAGTTAGAAGGTATGCCAAATTCATTCTTAGTTTGTGTTTTGGCAGCGGTGATGAGATTCCTATGATGTAAGACATTTGGACAAATTGCTGAAgtgatggatggtggagaaTTGAGTTAGTTTAGAATAATTTAGTGTCAAAACTTTCATGTTGGTAACAATAAGCCAAACATTTTATggaacaaattaatttttgttcttcaaattttgtaatagtatagtctctattatgaacaataTTATTAAGATTCAATGGATTATCCATTTATTTCAAGTTCTTAGGGCACTGAGAAGGAAAACCGCACAAAGCTCCcaattctttaaattttcatatttccatGGTTTCTCTTCTGGAAACTCACCAAGTTGTATGGAGTTTCGTAGGGATGGCTTAAAAAAAGAGCTCAAATGAGATTTGACCCACCCCTGAAAACTAatgttatataatattttgatgatatcATTGTTGGAGTATACTATCATATTTGACCCATGATGCTTTGATCTATTGTTCTTGCTTTCATTTCTTCctcatttctctttttctttcctttgtcaGTTTTCGCTCTCATTTCTCACTCTTGTTTCTCGTTCTTAGTTTATTGCTCTCATTTTCACTCCTAATTTCTCGCTCTCACTTTAGTTTCTCGTACTTACTCTTATGTCTCATTCTTAGTTTCTTGCTCTCGTTCTTGTATTTCGTTTTTAGTTTCTCACTCACTCTCATGAGAGGAAGGACTGCTAATATTTTTTCATCATGAAAGAGGAAACAAGGAAAAAAACGAGAGTGAGATCTTAACGTACATACACAATGATTTGTTTTGGTAATTTCACGTTGATATGATGTAagcaaaagattgaaaaaaaaacttagttttAAAGTGGTGCATATTCTATTTTGAGTTTGGGTCACCGTACAATTATCTCCAAgttccaattttcttttcaatactAAAACCCCAAAAGACCATTCAATCCTTCCATCCATTGACCTCAAGGCTGAAACCATGTTAGATAAATGTGCTGTCATAGGCAGATTCTTGCTGAAGGGAAGTCAGGAAGGGCTGCTATGTCAACTATCCAACTGGTATCCATTAGGTCAACGACGAACACAGCCaccaaaatatttttgttaCTTGGATCTGTCTTCATTTAAAAATCCATGTATATCCAATCATGCATTCAAAAAAGGGGGCTTTGCTGTTTTTTCATCAGTCTTGAAGAAGAAGTAGACTACTAGTAAGTCGTCCCTCTCCACCTTTCATGATGTTGACTTCAATTTTAAACGATAAACTTGGTTGACCCAGCTCTTCATTCTTAGTTTTCTTCCCTTTGTTTTTTATGATTAGTGAGTGGAATCATACACATTGAAAACTCTCCTTAAAAGACCAATTTTCAAAACACATATTGCATATTGCATATTGAATATTCATCTTTGGGTAGATTCTTTTGTGCTGAAGAACAGATGGATAGAAGCTCAGGTAGTGGTTATGGTGGAAATGCACAATCTGCTCAACCTGGATTTTCAGGTCCAAGGATGTATGAAGCAAATACAGGTAGCCAAGGTACTAATTATGGTGGGAATACACAATCTGCTGAAACTGAGTTCTCAGGTCCAACTATGTATCAGCCAAATACAGTTCGTGGGACTGTTTGGAGTACTGGATTGTTTGATTGCCATGAAGATGAAACAAATGGTTAGTTTTTGCTCATAATTCAGTTATGTATGTGTCTAAGGTTGTCTGTCTACTTTGCAACATTGTTTTAATGTATTTCTGTTGTGTTTTAAACTTGTCCATATACTATTTTTTATGCTTGGGTTCATTGTACGGATGACCAAAAATTTGGGCCTAAGATTAAATGTCATACTTTTCGAAATTAaggctttttcttttttgtaatttGCTTACGTCATATCCCgatgaaattaccaaaatggaATCTCACGAATGTAAATGGCAGGCGTGAATGGAGAAAGggaaaattagagagaaaaggaagaggaaaaaagaaaattaaggatAGTTTAATAATTTTGGCCGATGAAGTAAGCAAGAGGGAAAATTTCTTAAGCTTCAAAAAGTGGGACAAAAAccattttgggtttttttttggggggggctTTTTAACAATTATCTCTTGGTTGGGTTCTTTGAGATAGATAGATGATTTTGAGATAGAAGAGGGTTCTTGTGTTGGGTTGTTTggttaaaatacaattttagttcctaaactttagattgtaataatttagtttatatcataaaaaatattGGTTAGATTCATTGAGATTTATTATGTATGCAAATTGCTATGAAAATTCTCCTGGTATGGATTAAATGGTTAAAAAAAGCTCAACAACAACAAAattgttattttcattttttagttaACTGTTGACATTAAAAATTCTCGTCTACTAGTATATCATCTGAAGATTCCAATTTAGAGTGTATGGTTTAACACGTTAGTTTCAATTTGGCAGCGGTCATGACAGCATTCCTACCATGTGTAACATTTGGACAGATTGCAGAAGTGATGGATCAAGGAGAATTAAGTAAAATCTCCCTTCAACCTTTTCAATTCTCTCTGTTTTTATAATATGACTACTAGTCAAGATCTTTATATCTTGCTGCCTTCACTTATAATATCAAACTCATATTCATTGCAGCCTGTCCTTTGGGAAGTCTTATATATGCTCTGATGATGCCTGCTTTGTGTTCACAATGGCTTATGGGCTCAAAATATAGaacaagattgagagagagATATAATTTGGTAGAAGCTCCATATACTGATATCATTTCTCATGTGTTCTGCCCATGTTGTTCACTTTGTCAAGAGTTCAGAGAACTTCGGAAGAGAGGACTTGACCCAGCTTTAGGTACTTATAAATTCTAATTCTTTTACTTTTCCATTTATAAACTGAAGAATTCATTGAAGAACTTTGGTAAACATTAGatgtttaaaaatcaaatggggactcatttatttgttaaaacAACATTGAAGTCTACCATGATATGCATAACCAATCACATCTTGGGAAAATGGGTAGGGTTGGGTGCCTGTAATTGCTACAGTCTTGACATTGACTTTATATAGGTCTTAAAAACTGTAATATGTGAACGAGTCTTGCAATTCACTTCTATCAAGTTACCAACTACCAACTAGCTTGTACCTTTGCTTAATAGCTTGAGCATACTATCATTTTTGTCGGGTCCAAAAACATGCATTTGATcgttgaaaatcaaatttgatggtTTGTAACTCGTGTTTAAAtgtctaaaattaattttagatattaAAGACGTGTTTTAGTAGGGGTATTCAAAAAATTCGATAGACCTAAAAAAACCTCTAACCCTtgtggtttgggttgggttgagttcaaataaatgaaaattttatgggttgggttggttatGGATTCACCTAAAATAATCTAACCAacccgaacttattattaattttaaaaaatatatatatttttaaacttattatacaattatatatacatatatttattttagttttatttaattttattattttttcgataatttgttttttaacaactcctaaaaatagttttttagcactttggaaagaaaatttttgttaaataaattgaaattgaattttattattaattcaatatatgaaaataattaaatcaaatttttacctATTAACATCTTacttttttagaataaaaatttaaataaataacctgAATAACCCATATCAACAAAATCCAAATGTTTCATAGTTAGGTTGAGTTGGGTTCATcttttaataagagttattttgattgaaaaaatttacaaatcgAACAATTGTAGTTGGGTTTAAAAAATCTTTCAATTCAATTGAACCCACAAACACCCTTATGTTTGAGAGTAATTTTCAACGTGACAAGAGTAatttaaccatttcaaaatcactcacaAATAAAATTAACGTACTTGACTTGTGCCAAAATAAGTATAACCCAACTAACATAGTACACTAGCCttatgtaagtgtaaccctaTTATTCTAAAACTATGTTTTAGCCTTACGATTTTAC contains:
- the LOC120090962 gene encoding cytochrome c-type biogenesis CcmH-like mitochondrial protein; the protein is METDEDAVKKTQLVEARARNISHNVRCIECGSQSIEDSQADIAILLRKLIRDEIRSGKTDKEIYKKLENDYGETVLYTPKFDLQTAALWLSPVLVAGAAAGVWAYSKHKQRSNVHIMALNLVRGVPLTPKEKQTMLDLLSPPPSQRTSSSWWRRN
- the LOC120090960 gene encoding protein PLANT CADMIUM RESISTANCE 8-like translates to MDRSSGSGYGGNAQSAQPGFSGPRMYEANTGSQGTNYGGNTQSAETEFSGPTMYQPNTVRGTVWSTGLFDCHEDETNAVMTAFLPCVTFGQIAEVMDQGELTCPLGSLIYALMMPALCSQWLMGSKYRTRLRERYNLVEAPYTDIISHVFCPCCSLCQEFRELRKRGLDPALGWNGILAQRQATQHETMEVPPPRQTMF